Proteins co-encoded in one Acidovorax sp. 69 genomic window:
- a CDS encoding MBL fold metallo-hydrolase, giving the protein MLITQLRNATLLLEFVSQGHPVGLLVDPMLAPRGSLPALRYLGVGRQRNPIVELPDGSDQCLQRVTHALITHCQRGHFDHLDRWGKRFLRERQIPVLCMPRDAAYLAQRGLQVQALAGPGRQPWALGGHVTPIPCVHGTGWVGRFMEHGHGYLLELPGEPSIYLAGDTVMTPTVRDCLAHLQPDVAVLPAGGARFDVGAEILMDAADMAEAAQLAHGTLVVNHLQALDHCPTTRASVRALGQQGGWAHRLWVPEDGEAREFWRADVVNFAMNNIAADA; this is encoded by the coding sequence ATGTTGATCACCCAGTTGCGCAACGCCACCCTCCTTCTGGAGTTCGTCTCACAAGGCCACCCCGTGGGGCTGCTGGTGGACCCTATGCTCGCTCCCAGGGGCAGCCTGCCCGCGCTGCGCTACCTGGGCGTGGGGCGCCAGCGCAACCCCATCGTGGAGCTGCCCGATGGCTCAGACCAATGCCTGCAGCGCGTGACCCACGCACTCATCACGCATTGCCAGCGTGGCCACTTCGACCACCTGGACCGTTGGGGCAAGCGCTTTCTGCGCGAGCGCCAGATACCCGTGCTGTGCATGCCGCGCGATGCGGCCTATCTGGCGCAGAGAGGGCTGCAAGTGCAAGCCCTGGCGGGGCCGGGTCGCCAGCCTTGGGCGCTGGGCGGCCATGTCACGCCCATCCCGTGCGTGCACGGAACAGGCTGGGTCGGGCGCTTCATGGAACACGGCCATGGCTATCTGTTGGAGTTGCCGGGCGAGCCCAGCATCTATCTGGCGGGCGATACGGTGATGACGCCCACCGTGCGCGACTGCCTGGCGCATTTGCAGCCCGACGTGGCGGTGTTGCCCGCTGGCGGCGCCCGCTTTGACGTGGGTGCAGAGATCCTGATGGACGCAGCCGACATGGCAGAAGCGGCGCAGCTGGCCCATGGCACCTTGGTGGTGAACCACCTGCAGGCGTTGGACCATTGCCCCACGACGCGTGCATCGGTGCGGGCGCTGGGGCAGCAGGGTGGCTGGGCGCATCGCCTGTGGGTGCCAGAGGATGGCGAGGCGCGGGAGTTCTGGCGCGCTGATGTCGTCAATTTCGCTATGAATAATATAGCTGCAGACGCTTGA
- a CDS encoding GlxA family transcriptional regulator, producing the protein MSKPRAINPIAPPLRLALLLYPGCMPAGLFATADMARAAHLRAQRPVINTCWAGVDLQAVPTWQGPALAPTVTLAQAEVDAVLVPGLWLSSPDGLQAPPLQRQLAPTIAALRALPRRTQVWSYCAGVALAAGSGRLHGRAATATWWLQAALQQQFRAVQWRFDEPLVEDGAITTAAGANGYLPLMLHALAARLDAAALGDLQSLLMLPRPRSNHPAFAGHDLMAVTDAELRRAMVWVQHNPATALRLPLLADALGVSSRTLARRVQAHTGLSAAHWMRRIKLRQVSEALCDTPQPLKRIAENLGFASEAGLHRAFRQATGQTPLAYRTAHGAR; encoded by the coding sequence GTGAGCAAACCCCGTGCAATCAACCCTATCGCACCACCTCTGCGCCTGGCACTGCTGCTGTACCCCGGCTGTATGCCTGCGGGTCTGTTTGCCACCGCCGACATGGCACGTGCCGCCCATCTGCGCGCGCAGCGCCCTGTCATCAACACCTGCTGGGCGGGTGTCGACCTGCAGGCCGTGCCCACCTGGCAAGGCCCGGCCCTCGCCCCCACGGTGACCCTGGCGCAGGCCGAGGTGGACGCCGTGCTGGTGCCAGGCCTGTGGTTGTCTTCGCCCGACGGGCTGCAGGCACCGCCGTTACAAAGGCAGCTGGCACCCACCATTGCGGCACTGCGGGCACTGCCACGCCGCACCCAGGTATGGAGCTACTGCGCGGGCGTGGCGCTGGCCGCAGGCAGCGGCCGTTTGCACGGGCGCGCGGCCACGGCCACCTGGTGGCTGCAGGCCGCCCTGCAACAGCAGTTTCGCGCGGTGCAATGGCGCTTTGACGAGCCCCTGGTGGAAGACGGCGCCATCACAACGGCCGCCGGCGCCAACGGCTATCTGCCCTTGATGCTGCACGCCCTGGCTGCGCGCCTGGATGCCGCAGCGCTGGGCGACCTGCAATCTCTGCTGATGCTGCCCCGCCCACGCAGCAACCACCCCGCCTTTGCCGGGCACGACCTCATGGCGGTCACCGATGCCGAACTGCGCCGCGCCATGGTGTGGGTGCAGCACAACCCCGCCACCGCGCTGCGGCTGCCCTTGCTGGCGGACGCACTGGGCGTTTCGTCGCGCACGCTGGCGCGCCGGGTACAGGCGCATACAGGGCTTTCTGCAGCGCACTGGATGCGGCGCATCAAGCTGCGCCAGGTGAGCGAGGCACTGTGCGACACGCCGCAGCCGCTCAAGCGCATTGCCGAAAACCTCGGATTTGCCAGCGAAGCCGGTCTGCACCGCGCTTTCCGGCAGGCGACAGGCCAGACGCCACTGGCCTACCGCACGGCCCACGGCGCGCGCTGA
- a CDS encoding PPK2 family polyphosphate kinase translates to MPLTHHTAPYFDARDKALAQRWAHWQPGLPSLPGQAAGKAPTLDHFNPGDKPFSLGNKADDKAAVEELAVELDALQNLFYADKRYKLLVVLQGTDTSGKDGTIRGVFGRMSALGVHAVGWKAPTEAERARDYLWRIHEQVPQAGDITVFNRSHYEDVLVPVVNSWITPEQHQQRLAHINDFERMLSETGTIVLKFLLHISPQEQRERLQERLDDPAKHWKFSMGDIEVRKQWSDYRKAYNTLLAATHTPWAPWTIVPADSKTHRNLMVATLLREVLHNLDLSYPTGDPALQHFTVV, encoded by the coding sequence ATGCCCCTCACTCACCACACTGCCCCGTACTTCGACGCCCGCGACAAGGCGCTGGCACAACGCTGGGCACATTGGCAACCCGGCCTCCCCAGCCTGCCCGGTCAGGCGGCAGGCAAGGCGCCCACACTGGACCATTTCAACCCCGGGGACAAACCGTTCTCGTTGGGCAACAAGGCCGATGACAAGGCCGCCGTAGAAGAGTTGGCCGTGGAACTGGACGCCCTGCAAAACCTGTTCTACGCCGACAAGCGCTACAAGCTCTTGGTGGTGCTGCAAGGCACCGACACATCCGGGAAAGACGGCACAATCCGGGGCGTTTTCGGGCGCATGAGCGCACTGGGCGTGCATGCCGTGGGCTGGAAGGCGCCGACCGAGGCCGAGCGTGCACGCGACTACCTCTGGCGCATCCACGAACAGGTGCCGCAAGCAGGCGACATCACCGTATTCAACCGCAGCCACTACGAAGACGTGCTGGTGCCGGTGGTCAATAGCTGGATCACGCCCGAGCAGCACCAGCAGCGGCTGGCCCACATCAACGACTTTGAACGCATGCTCAGCGAAACGGGCACCATCGTGCTCAAGTTCTTGCTGCACATCAGCCCGCAAGAGCAGCGCGAGCGCCTGCAAGAACGCCTGGACGACCCGGCCAAACACTGGAAATTCAGCATGGGCGACATCGAGGTGCGCAAGCAATGGTCCGACTACCGCAAGGCCTACAACACCCTGCTGGCGGCCACCCACACCCCCTGGGCGCCCTGGACCATCGTGCCTGCCGACTCCAAGACACACCGCAACCTGATGGTGGCCACGTTGCTGCGCGAGGTGCTGCACAACCTGGACCTGAGCTACCCCACCGGAGACCCCGCCCTACAACACTTCACGGTGGTGTAG
- a CDS encoding zinc ribbon domain-containing protein — protein sequence MNNHRFLAGDHQYSIFRLPEALTCWQAVSVMGASYLGAGLLVALGSMMGHMSIVFTVLLGLLALVLVIAGTSGAGVCLTDLARGRPYRGVVSYCVAGLFSLPKLLGAGLLMLLLYGAVLLGAALVLLVCKLPGIGPVLLVVAVPLLVLTVALALLGYYVAVSIVGPAIWDGERVMHALSITWSITRNYPFAAIGKIVGGLLLSGIFAAMLFGLIGVSSAIVGGMAAPIIGTGMGFDMGALMGGYGNSHWVGAGIGYALVFVTASAFVFLLPLMVGVLTWCEFSDKVDLGGIRSSTDKTLNDVNTKMAEMKEKAHTPPVAGPAPAASAAVEPSAVAQAPVAPAAEAAATPEAAPVATATAAVLAGAAAAPAPAAAHASLHCPRCAGAVHVGDRFCEHCGHAL from the coding sequence ATGAACAACCACCGATTTCTGGCCGGTGACCATCAGTATTCGATCTTCCGCTTGCCTGAGGCCCTGACCTGCTGGCAGGCCGTGTCCGTGATGGGTGCGTCCTACTTGGGCGCTGGGCTGCTGGTCGCCCTGGGCAGCATGATGGGCCACATGTCCATCGTCTTCACCGTGTTGCTGGGGCTGCTGGCCTTGGTGTTGGTGATCGCGGGCACCAGCGGTGCTGGTGTGTGCCTGACCGATCTGGCGCGCGGGCGGCCTTACCGTGGCGTTGTGAGCTACTGCGTGGCGGGCCTGTTCAGCCTGCCCAAGCTGCTGGGCGCTGGGCTGTTGATGCTGCTGCTGTACGGAGCGGTGCTGCTGGGCGCGGCGCTGGTGCTGCTGGTCTGCAAGCTGCCGGGCATCGGCCCCGTGCTGCTGGTGGTAGCGGTGCCGCTGCTGGTGCTCACGGTGGCGCTCGCGCTGCTGGGGTATTACGTGGCGGTGTCCATCGTGGGCCCCGCGATCTGGGATGGTGAGCGCGTCATGCACGCGCTGTCCATCACCTGGAGCATTACCCGCAATTACCCGTTTGCTGCCATCGGCAAGATCGTCGGCGGTTTGCTGCTGTCGGGCATCTTTGCCGCCATGCTGTTCGGCCTGATCGGTGTCTCCAGCGCTATCGTGGGGGGCATGGCTGCGCCCATCATCGGCACAGGCATGGGTTTTGACATGGGTGCGTTGATGGGGGGCTACGGCAACAGCCATTGGGTGGGCGCTGGCATTGGTTATGCGCTGGTGTTTGTCACCGCATCGGCCTTTGTGTTCCTGCTGCCTTTGATGGTGGGCGTGCTGACCTGGTGCGAGTTTTCTGACAAGGTGGACCTGGGTGGAATCCGCAGCAGCACGGACAAGACCCTGAACGATGTGAACACCAAGATGGCCGAAATGAAGGAGAAGGCCCACACACCGCCAGTGGCAGGGCCTGCGCCCGCAGCTTCTGCCGCCGTCGAGCCCAGTGCCGTCGCCCAGGCGCCGGTGGCTCCTGCGGCGGAAGCCGCTGCAACGCCTGAGGCTGCGCCAGTGGCGACTGCGACTGCAGCGGTATTGGCGGGTGCCGCTGCCGCGCCTGCGCCTGCAGCCGCCCATGCTTCGTTGCATTGCCCCCGCTGCGCGGGCGCCGTGCATGTGGGTGACCGGTTTTGCGAGCACTGCGGCCACGCGCTGTAA
- a CDS encoding zinc ribbon domain-containing protein, producing MSVTCPACHGVNRDGARCCTTCGAELTHACPQCQARNKPAARFCAQCGHHLAQEDAPKQGVTVPVTDPVADPVVEPVFESVAATASAPVPAPPPYPEPPATPALAPVAAAPMDFVFDDDDRPAVPPARQRPVVASVLAVVALLAVAGAAAWYLLARPDAAPTALPVQPTPVTAAPAATPTLAEPVEEIIESERARPAAAASAEATAVPASTPPVAEPPFTPVTVPRVADAAPPATGAAKPRPAAAPEDAPWPPAARPAPSPGDSLARLRGALAQCAAMGNELTRGTCLARTRQNFCGDAWGRIPECPTGQ from the coding sequence ATGAGCGTGACATGTCCTGCCTGCCACGGTGTCAACCGTGACGGCGCCCGCTGCTGCACCACCTGTGGCGCTGAGCTGACCCATGCCTGCCCGCAATGCCAGGCCCGCAACAAGCCCGCAGCGCGGTTTTGCGCACAGTGCGGACACCACCTGGCGCAGGAGGACGCACCCAAGCAGGGCGTGACCGTGCCTGTGACCGACCCTGTCGCCGACCCTGTGGTTGAGCCCGTCTTCGAGTCTGTGGCGGCAACCGCTTCCGCTCCAGTGCCCGCACCCCCTCCATACCCAGAGCCACCGGCCACTCCTGCATTGGCGCCCGTAGCAGCAGCGCCGATGGACTTTGTGTTTGATGACGATGATCGCCCTGCTGTACCACCGGCCCGCCAGCGCCCCGTAGTGGCCTCTGTGTTGGCCGTGGTGGCCCTGCTGGCCGTGGCGGGCGCTGCGGCCTGGTATCTGCTGGCCCGCCCCGACGCCGCGCCGACCGCGCTGCCCGTACAGCCTACCCCTGTCACTGCGGCGCCTGCCGCTACCCCCACCCTTGCCGAGCCGGTGGAGGAAATCATTGAATCCGAGCGCGCGCGTCCTGCGGCGGCAGCATCTGCCGAAGCCACCGCTGTGCCTGCATCCACACCGCCCGTTGCAGAGCCACCATTCACACCTGTCACCGTGCCCCGCGTGGCCGATGCGGCCCCGCCGGCGACCGGCGCAGCCAAACCACGGCCTGCAGCAGCCCCCGAGGACGCGCCCTGGCCCCCTGCGGCGCGGCCCGCGCCGTCGCCCGGCGACAGCCTGGCCCGCTTGCGCGGAGCGCTGGCCCAGTGCGCGGCCATGGGCAATGAGCTGACGCGCGGGACCTGTCTGGCGCGCACCCGGCAGAACTTCTGTGGCGACGCCTGGGGCCGCATCCCCGAGTGCCCGACGGGCCAATGA
- a CDS encoding Glu/Leu/Phe/Val dehydrogenase, whose product MSHPVGTPNLPSHPLPSYLQADHLGPWGNYLQQVDRVTPYLGSLARWVETLKRPKRILIVDVPIELDNGTIAHYEGYRVQHNLSRGPGKGGVRFHQDVTLSEVMALSAWMSVKNAAVNVPYGGAKGGIRVDPKKLSMGELERLTRRYTSEIGLLIGPSKDIPAPDVNTNGQIMAWMMDTYSMNTGATATGVVTGKPVDLGGSLGRVEATGRGVYTVGVEAAKLTGLALDGARVAVQGFGNVGGIAAKLFAEAGAKVVAVQDHTGTIFNGQGVDVPALLAHVKTRGGVGGFAGADVMKAEEFWGVDCEILIPAALEGQITKDNAGQIKAKLVIEGANGPTTTEADDILHDKGVLVLPDVIANAGGVTVSYFEWVQDFSSFFWSEDEINARLVRIMQEAFAGIWQVAQEHKVSLRTATFIVACQRILHAREMRGLYP is encoded by the coding sequence ATGTCGCACCCCGTCGGCACCCCCAACCTCCCATCCCACCCCCTGCCCTCCTACCTGCAGGCCGACCACCTTGGCCCCTGGGGCAACTACCTGCAGCAGGTCGACCGCGTCACCCCGTATCTGGGCAGCCTGGCCCGTTGGGTGGAAACGCTCAAGCGCCCCAAGCGCATCCTGATCGTGGACGTGCCGATCGAGCTGGACAACGGCACCATCGCCCACTACGAGGGCTACCGCGTACAGCACAACCTGAGCCGTGGCCCCGGCAAGGGCGGCGTGCGTTTTCACCAAGACGTGACGCTGTCCGAAGTGATGGCCCTGTCGGCCTGGATGTCGGTCAAGAACGCGGCGGTGAACGTGCCCTACGGCGGTGCCAAGGGCGGCATCCGCGTCGACCCCAAGAAGCTGTCGATGGGTGAACTGGAGCGCCTGACGCGCCGCTACACCAGCGAGATCGGCCTGCTGATCGGCCCCTCCAAGGACATCCCTGCGCCCGATGTGAACACCAACGGCCAGATCATGGCATGGATGATGGACACCTATTCGATGAACACCGGCGCCACCGCCACCGGCGTGGTCACCGGCAAGCCCGTGGACCTGGGCGGCTCGCTGGGCCGCGTGGAAGCCACCGGCCGCGGCGTGTACACCGTGGGCGTGGAAGCCGCCAAGCTGACCGGCCTGGCGCTGGACGGCGCCCGCGTGGCAGTGCAGGGCTTTGGCAACGTGGGCGGTATTGCCGCCAAGCTGTTTGCCGAAGCTGGCGCCAAGGTGGTGGCCGTGCAAGACCACACCGGCACCATCTTCAACGGCCAGGGCGTGGATGTGCCCGCCCTGTTGGCCCATGTGAAAACCCGTGGCGGCGTGGGCGGCTTTGCAGGCGCCGATGTGATGAAAGCCGAGGAGTTCTGGGGCGTGGACTGCGAGATCCTGATCCCCGCCGCCCTCGAAGGCCAGATCACCAAGGACAACGCGGGCCAGATCAAGGCCAAGCTCGTGATCGAAGGCGCCAACGGCCCCACGACCACCGAGGCCGACGACATCCTGCACGACAAGGGCGTGCTGGTGCTGCCCGACGTGATCGCCAACGCCGGCGGCGTGACGGTGAGCTACTTTGAATGGGTGCAGGATTTCTCCAGCTTCTTCTGGAGCGAGGACGAGATCAACGCCCGCCTGGTGCGCATCATGCAAGAGGCCTTTGCGGGCATTTGGCAAGTGGCGCAAGAGCACAAGGTGAGCCTGCGCACCGCCACCTTCATCGTGGCCTGCCAGCGCATCCTGCACGCCCGCGAAATGCGCGGCCTGTATCCATAA
- a CDS encoding argininosuccinate lyase has translation MPLLQRSILGKTPSRPSRVLLAPVMAAIFAMGQANAADTLDTACKTTAECQAQVAKIQGVVKGDATSALSKSQDTFYWFGRINMASTVVNAEQGIIPKAQAGRIARGVELSITQATTPGGKRPTDVLQVEKIITDAVGPEATLIHTGRSRQDIHATLNAAQLRLEMLDFADALDQVRARLITTAQAHTATYVPAYTNGVQAMPISYGHYLLAFADSFARDSARIREAYARINLSPMGTAVLANSSWGINRERLAQLLGFDGLIVNSLDAGQISTYDIPIEATSIASSTAIRVGAFMQDVHTQYHQTRPWLLLASSKTYTSSAMPQKANPGIIQNTRAKASDVVASAQASLWRAHNVTPGMIDYKNTWSPASAKTFVQGVEMLRQFDDVLDSLRIDPARALDELESEWTTSMELAEALQRSHGVPFRVGHHFASDVVVFAKERNIRPKDFPYAEAVRIYREAGKKYDLKDPRLPLRETAFRRALSPAEMVATRTGTGGPQPQEVTRMAAVAKDVLAKDRAWSGEARQRLLAAEAALNAAFEGVKSLP, from the coding sequence ATGCCGTTACTTCAGCGCTCAATTTTGGGTAAGACCCCTTCGCGCCCGTCCCGTGTCCTCCTCGCCCCGGTCATGGCGGCCATCTTCGCCATGGGCCAGGCCAACGCCGCCGATACATTGGACACCGCGTGCAAGACCACGGCCGAGTGCCAGGCGCAGGTCGCCAAGATTCAGGGCGTGGTCAAAGGGGACGCCACCAGCGCCTTGTCCAAGTCCCAAGACACGTTCTACTGGTTTGGCCGCATCAACATGGCGTCGACCGTGGTGAATGCCGAGCAGGGCATCATCCCCAAGGCCCAGGCCGGTCGCATTGCGCGCGGCGTTGAGCTGTCGATCACCCAGGCCACCACGCCCGGCGGCAAGCGCCCCACCGATGTGCTGCAGGTCGAAAAAATCATCACCGATGCCGTGGGCCCCGAAGCGACGCTGATCCACACCGGGCGCAGCCGCCAGGACATCCACGCCACCCTGAACGCCGCGCAGTTGCGCCTGGAGATGCTGGACTTTGCCGATGCGCTGGACCAGGTGCGCGCACGGCTCATCACCACGGCGCAGGCCCACACGGCCACCTATGTGCCCGCCTACACCAATGGCGTGCAGGCCATGCCCATCAGCTACGGGCACTACCTGTTGGCGTTTGCCGACTCGTTCGCACGCGACTCGGCACGCATTCGCGAGGCCTATGCCCGCATCAACCTCAGCCCCATGGGCACGGCGGTGCTGGCCAATTCCAGCTGGGGCATCAACCGCGAGCGCCTGGCGCAGCTGCTGGGGTTTGACGGCCTCATCGTGAACTCGTTGGACGCGGGGCAGATCAGTACGTACGACATTCCCATTGAGGCCACATCCATTGCCAGTTCCACGGCGATCCGCGTGGGTGCTTTCATGCAGGACGTGCACACCCAGTACCACCAGACCCGGCCCTGGTTGCTGCTGGCCAGCTCCAAAACCTACACCAGCAGCGCCATGCCGCAAAAGGCCAACCCCGGCATCATTCAGAACACCCGCGCCAAGGCCAGCGATGTGGTGGCTTCCGCGCAAGCGTCACTGTGGCGGGCGCATAACGTGACGCCGGGAATGATCGACTACAAGAACACCTGGAGTCCGGCCAGCGCAAAGACGTTCGTGCAAGGGGTCGAGATGCTCAGACAGTTTGACGATGTGCTGGACTCGCTGCGCATTGACCCCGCACGCGCGCTGGACGAACTCGAATCCGAGTGGACTACCTCGATGGAACTGGCCGAGGCCCTGCAACGCAGCCATGGTGTGCCGTTCCGCGTGGGCCACCACTTTGCGTCAGACGTGGTGGTGTTTGCCAAGGAGCGCAACATTCGCCCCAAGGATTTTCCGTACGCCGAAGCCGTGCGCATTTACCGCGAAGCGGGCAAGAAATACGACCTCAAGGACCCGCGCCTGCCGCTAAGAGAAACTGCATTCCGCCGCGCTTTGTCTCCGGCCGAAATGGTGGCCACCCGCACCGGCACAGGTGGGCCCCAACCCCAGGAGGTCACGCGCATGGCGGCTGTTGCCAAGGATGTCCTCGCCAAGGACCGCGCCTGGTCGGGCGAAGCGCGGCAGCGTTTGCTGGCCGCAGAGGCCGCATTGAACGCGGCGTTTGAGGGTGTGAAGTCGTTGCCGTAA
- a CDS encoding LysR family transcriptional regulator, translated as MRLKHLQLAIAIADLQSLHRAASAIGLSQPAATHALAELENSLGGPLFERHAKGMRLTSLGDAVLPLLRASLIPLQAAAGNAALMQQGAASALIRIGSIAAGINGVLAAAIPSYCALHPNAAIDVHEVTIDNLLESMQEGSLDMAICREPTPLPQGFEFHATLPDEFVIACRPEHPLAQQTTVTGADLLSQRWLAPPLTGLGPQQVDSLFDDLGGVPELCRVSSRSTEIIYAMLAESDMLVCVPASLVRPLVQRKDLGVLSWTPQGVAPLGVLVKAEVFANGAHPCRAFIGCVLSMRG; from the coding sequence GTGCGCCTGAAGCACCTGCAACTGGCGATTGCGATTGCCGACCTGCAAAGCCTGCACCGCGCGGCGTCTGCCATTGGCTTGAGCCAGCCTGCCGCGACCCACGCGCTGGCAGAGCTGGAGAACTCGCTGGGCGGCCCGCTCTTTGAAAGGCACGCCAAGGGCATGCGCTTGACGAGCCTGGGGGACGCGGTTCTCCCCTTGCTGCGCGCTTCGCTGATTCCCCTTCAAGCGGCGGCAGGCAATGCCGCCTTGATGCAGCAAGGGGCTGCGTCCGCGTTGATCCGCATCGGCAGCATCGCGGCGGGCATCAACGGGGTGCTGGCGGCCGCCATACCGTCCTACTGCGCCCTGCACCCGAACGCTGCGATCGATGTCCATGAAGTCACGATCGACAACCTGCTGGAGAGCATGCAGGAAGGCTCGTTGGACATGGCGATCTGCCGCGAGCCGACCCCGCTGCCGCAGGGCTTCGAGTTTCATGCCACGCTGCCCGATGAATTCGTCATCGCATGCCGCCCGGAGCACCCGTTGGCGCAACAGACAACCGTCACAGGTGCTGATCTGCTGTCACAACGCTGGCTGGCCCCGCCACTCACGGGGTTGGGCCCCCAACAGGTGGATAGCCTTTTTGACGATCTGGGCGGCGTACCGGAGCTGTGCCGAGTGTCGAGCCGCTCGACGGAAATCATCTACGCCATGCTGGCGGAAAGCGACATGCTGGTCTGCGTGCCAGCGAGCCTTGTACGGCCGTTGGTGCAGCGAAAGGATCTGGGCGTTTTGTCGTGGACGCCGCAGGGGGTCGCCCCGCTGGGGGTGTTGGTCAAAGCGGAGGTGTTTGCGAATGGCGCGCATCCTTGTCGTGCGTTTATCGGATGCGTGCTTTCTATGCGGGGGTGA
- the yegQ gene encoding tRNA 5-hydroxyuridine modification protein YegQ — MTTLKAPELLLPAGSLDKMRAAYDFGADAVYAGQPRYSLRARNNEFKLEQIRQGIGEAHARGKQFFVTSNLIAHNDKIRTYLRDIEPVIELKPDALIMADAGLIMMVKEKWPEQVVHLSVQANTTNWAAVKFWQKMGVERVILSRELSLDEIEKIRQECPDMEIEVFVHGALCIAYSGRCLLSGYFNHRDPNQGTCTNACRWNYATHDADIDPTTGEAIAQKMEGDFNFEAAQQKEEQAFTSTLGNGERHPKADKVYLIEEAGRPGQMMPIMEDEHGTYIMNSKDLRAVEHVARLTQIGVDSLKIEGRTKSLYYVARTAQVYRRAIDDAVAGRPFNPELLLELEGLSNRGYTGGLLERRPANDYQNYISGHSATQRSQFAGEVLGAEGQADVGLEGDWVLVETKNHFAVGDLMEVVHPSGNITVRLEQMRDVLGQSVQVAQGNPVRVWIPLAGLYSGALLARVVEGAVIGLHSEPVVA, encoded by the coding sequence ATGACCACGCTCAAAGCCCCCGAACTGCTCCTGCCCGCTGGCTCGCTCGACAAGATGCGCGCCGCCTACGACTTTGGCGCCGACGCCGTGTACGCAGGCCAGCCGCGCTACAGCCTGCGTGCGCGCAACAACGAGTTCAAGCTCGAACAGATTCGCCAGGGCATTGGCGAGGCGCATGCACGCGGCAAGCAGTTCTTTGTGACCAGCAACCTGATTGCGCACAACGACAAGATCCGCACCTACCTGCGCGACATCGAGCCCGTGATCGAGCTGAAACCCGACGCCCTCATCATGGCCGACGCGGGCCTGATCATGATGGTCAAGGAGAAGTGGCCCGAGCAGGTGGTGCACCTGTCGGTGCAGGCCAACACCACCAACTGGGCGGCGGTGAAATTCTGGCAAAAGATGGGTGTCGAGCGCGTCATCCTCTCGCGCGAACTCAGCCTCGACGAGATCGAAAAAATCCGCCAGGAATGCCCCGACATGGAGATCGAAGTCTTCGTGCACGGTGCGCTGTGTATTGCGTACTCGGGCCGCTGCCTGCTCAGCGGCTACTTCAACCACCGCGATCCCAACCAGGGCACCTGCACCAACGCCTGCCGCTGGAACTACGCCACCCACGACGCCGACATCGACCCCACCACGGGCGAAGCCATTGCGCAAAAAATGGAAGGCGATTTCAACTTCGAGGCCGCGCAGCAAAAGGAAGAACAAGCCTTCACGTCCACCCTGGGCAACGGCGAGCGCCACCCCAAGGCCGACAAGGTCTACCTCATCGAAGAGGCCGGCCGCCCCGGGCAGATGATGCCCATCATGGAAGATGAGCACGGCACCTACATCATGAACAGCAAGGACCTGCGTGCGGTAGAGCATGTGGCGCGCCTCACGCAGATCGGCGTCGATTCGCTCAAGATCGAAGGCCGCACCAAGAGCCTGTATTACGTGGCCCGCACCGCCCAGGTCTACCGCCGCGCGATTGACGACGCCGTGGCCGGCCGCCCCTTCAACCCCGAGCTGCTGCTGGAGCTGGAAGGCCTTTCCAACCGCGGCTACACCGGCGGCCTGCTGGAGCGCCGCCCGGCCAACGATTATCAAAACTACATCAGCGGCCACTCGGCTACGCAGCGCAGCCAGTTCGCGGGCGAGGTGCTGGGTGCCGAAGGCCAGGCCGACGTGGGGCTGGAAGGCGACTGGGTGCTGGTGGAGACCAAGAACCACTTTGCGGTGGGTGACCTGATGGAGGTGGTGCACCCTAGTGGAAATATCACGGTGCGGCTGGAGCAGATGCGCGACGTGCTGGGCCAGAGCGTGCAGGTGGCGCAGGGGAATCCGGTGCGGGTGTGGATTCCGCTGGCTGGGCTGTATAGCGGGGCGTTGTTGGCGCGGGTGGTGGAGGGGGCGGTTATCGGACTGCACTCAGAACCAGTGGTGGCATAA